In a genomic window of Plectropomus leopardus isolate mb chromosome 6, YSFRI_Pleo_2.0, whole genome shotgun sequence:
- the foxd5 gene encoding forkhead box protein D5 yields MTLSSEFEASQHAVSSIEEDEIDIVGEDDPSHGRLYRNECAGSSAESGADFDSSEPDSSGESENSFCADAPQSRKAQSSSVKPPYSYIALITMAILQSPVKKLTLSGICDFISNKFSYYRDKFPAWQNSIRHNLSLNDCFIKIPREPGNPGKGNYWSLDPASEDMFDNGSFLRRRKRFKRNQPELGKDGLMFYSNLHCYRPYGQPYCVQGHVSPPPAAPIRYMPLQESIMMPPSSYHLLPQTLNTKCSGPKDFRAQVCASEPTEPKPSPQVKCSFSIDSIMSKPSPISPHNQNPQQSPRSAFGYGHLLSGPAACLVPTLLQPPRTPFCPPAMLSTAPVRNQQPRLSYHHC; encoded by the coding sequence ATGACTCTCTCCAGTGAGTTTGAAGCTTCACAACACGCCGTTTCGTCTATTGAAGAGGACGAGATTGACATAGTGGGCGAAGATGATCCAAGCCACGGGCGTTTGTATCGCAATGAGTGCGCCGGGTCCTCGGCAGAGTCTGGAGCAGATTTTGACTCCTCAGAGCCAGATTCTTCGGGGGAAAGCGAGAATAGTTTCTGCGCAGACGCACCGCAGTCCAGGAAAGCCCAGAGCAGCTCGGTGAAGCCCCCCTACTCCTACATCGCCCTCATCACCATGGCCATCCTGCAGAGCCCGGTGAAGAAGCTGACTCTTAGCGGCATCTGCGACTTCATCAGCAACAAGTTCTCCTACTACAGAGACAAGTTCCCCGCTTGGCAGAACTCCATCAGGCACAACCTTTCCCTCAATGACTGTTTCATCAAGATCCCGAGGGAGCCTGGAAACCCGGGGAAAGGCAACTACTGGTCTCTGGATCCTGCCTCTGAGGATATGTTCGACAACGGCAGCTTTCTCCGACGCCGAAAGCGCTTCAAGAGAAACCAGCCCGAGCTTGGCAAAGACGGACTTATGTTTTATTCCAACTTGCACTGCTACCGGCCGTACGGGCAACCATATTGCGTACAAGGCCATGTAAGCCCCCCGCCCGCTGCTCCTATCCGGTACATGCCTCTGCAGGAGAGCATCATGATGCCTCCCTCCTCTTATCACCTTCTACCTCAAACTTTGAACACTAAGTGCAGTGGGCCCAAAGACTTCAGAGCGCAGGTTTGCGCATCAGAACCCACTGAGCCAAAGCCCAGCCCGCAGGTGAAGTGCTCCTTCAGCATCGACAGCATCATGAGCAAACCCTCTCCCATCAGTCCACACAACCAAAACCCACAGCAGAGCCCTCGCAGTGCTTTTGGGTACGGTCATCTGTTGTCAGGCCCTGCTGCCTGTTTGGTTCCGACGCTCCTGCAGCCTCCCAGGACTCCTTTCTGCCCTCCTGCCATGCTGAGCACTGCTCCTGTAAGAAACCAGCAGCCCAGACTCTCATACCATCACTGCTGA